From bacterium, one genomic window encodes:
- a CDS encoding formylglycine-generating enzyme family protein, which yields MIRVLLVVMCLWLLGAFVSADDGAEMVLVPAGEFTMGGPGKGIDEDRAEAPEHKLTLPAFLIDKCEVTTALYCRFLNEARRTPDTTRACFGLPQYLPITQAGGQWQPLQGKERCPMTNVTWYGAMAYAKWAGKRLPTEAEWEKAARGTDGRKFVWGATFDASMMRFGQDSIGPVGERPKGVSVHGGLDMAGNAWEWTSSQFKPYPYVATDGREDAANTAERRVARGGSWTGEPYIATATYRFRPLPEDAYYFLGFRCAKDAE from the coding sequence ATGATCCGCGTATTGCTCGTCGTCATGTGCCTCTGGCTGCTCGGAGCCTTCGTGTCAGCCGACGACGGCGCTGAGATGGTCCTCGTCCCCGCCGGGGAGTTCACCATGGGCGGGCCCGGCAAGGGCATTGACGAGGACCGGGCCGAAGCCCCCGAGCACAAGCTCACCCTCCCGGCCTTCCTGATAGACAAGTGCGAGGTCACGACGGCACTCTACTGCCGCTTCCTCAACGAGGCCCGGCGCACCCCCGACACCACCCGCGCCTGCTTCGGCCTTCCCCAGTACCTGCCGATCACCCAGGCCGGCGGACAGTGGCAGCCGCTCCAGGGCAAAGAGCGCTGCCCCATGACGAACGTCACCTGGTATGGCGCCATGGCGTACGCGAAGTGGGCCGGCAAGCGCCTGCCGACCGAGGCGGAGTGGGAGAAGGCGGCGCGCGGGACGGATGGCCGCAAGTTCGTCTGGGGCGCGACGTTCGATGCCTCCATGATGCGCTTCGGCCAAGACAGCATCGGCCCGGTCGGCGAGCGGCCCAAGGGCGTCTCGGTCCATGGCGGGCTGGACATGGCCGGCAATGCCTGGGAATGGACGAGCAGCCAGTTCAAGCCCTATCCCTATGTCGCCACCGATGGCCGCGAGGACGCCGCCAACACGGCCGAGCGCCGTGTGGCCCGGGGCGGAAGCTGGACGGGCGAACCCTATATCGCCACGGCCACCTATCGCTTCCGGCCGCTCCCGGAGGATGCGTACTACTTCCTGGGGTTCCGGTGCGCGAAGGATGCGGAGTGA